A region of Salinibacter sp. 10B DNA encodes the following proteins:
- a CDS encoding patatin-like phospholipase family protein, with protein MNIRLPRWLGLVVVFAVLGTPAAAQEGTRPAARAQSQDSLRVGLALSGGGAKGFAHIGVLKTLEKLDVPVDVVTGTSMGAVVGGLYAGGYDPTSLDSIANAQDWRDVFSDAARRRLRPLDQRVSDERTLISLPLDGGGIRLPSGLIAGQRVSQLLNRLLLPISHVRDFTALPVSFGAVATDIETGDGRLFTEGYLPRVIRASMAIPSVFAPTEIGSRTYIDGGVARNLPAGDARALGANLLICSNVGNPLLPADSLSSFVDVLMQAMWYRAAASTQKQLKKCDVTIEPDMQNYGMFSFDSTAAIVERGRRAASTHRSALAALADSAGGQRPSSRRPIDRTWRASIREIRVEGVSPLLAQRVRALLDISPPASRTAEELTTAIERVYAMDLFSQVTYRLAPHETGGASVTLVVEAERRTQERLRLGLRYSSAYRASILLNASFRDQLGIGATSEVDLRLGEVLRAGLRYTVPVSFQPRLGMTLEAGGRRLPIDLFSGGRRTSSVQVNVLEGGLQFGGTFLNDYAVAFGVTGEGFAIEEDVGGGNRFRDKEGLLLGEAMLYVDTFNRASFATSGAQLLLRSSGTNDAVVSSRTFSQHLVEGEGRIPITTRLTGIGTTVLGRSSGDALPLYRRYYLGGGVSSRMFSDHQFRHLGYAVQELSGRSVQAFGLGLQVALPEDLFVSMRWNTARVAEQWDWAPSVEAFDSGFGLTLGANTLLGPVEVTLMSQRVGGPYAAGIEVGRDF; from the coding sequence ATGAATATTCGACTGCCCCGCTGGCTGGGACTTGTGGTGGTGTTTGCTGTTCTGGGGACACCCGCGGCTGCACAGGAGGGGACTCGACCGGCAGCCCGCGCCCAATCGCAGGACTCGCTCCGCGTCGGACTGGCACTGAGCGGCGGAGGCGCCAAGGGATTTGCGCACATCGGCGTCCTGAAAACCCTCGAGAAGTTGGACGTGCCCGTCGATGTCGTGACGGGGACCAGCATGGGGGCTGTTGTGGGCGGTCTGTACGCCGGAGGGTACGATCCGACATCGCTGGATTCGATTGCCAACGCTCAGGACTGGAGAGACGTGTTCAGTGATGCCGCCCGGCGTCGGCTCCGCCCGCTCGATCAGCGCGTGAGCGACGAGCGCACTCTCATCTCCCTTCCGCTGGACGGGGGTGGCATTCGATTGCCGTCCGGCCTCATCGCGGGACAGCGCGTGTCCCAGCTGCTCAATCGACTGCTTCTTCCCATCAGTCACGTGCGCGACTTTACCGCGTTGCCGGTTTCGTTTGGCGCCGTGGCGACGGACATTGAGACGGGGGACGGGAGGCTCTTTACCGAAGGCTATCTGCCGCGTGTGATCCGGGCGTCCATGGCCATTCCAAGTGTGTTTGCGCCGACGGAAATTGGAAGTCGAACGTACATCGACGGGGGCGTTGCCCGCAACCTGCCTGCCGGAGATGCTCGGGCGTTGGGGGCCAATCTCTTGATTTGCTCCAACGTGGGCAATCCACTTTTGCCCGCCGACAGCCTGTCGAGCTTCGTGGACGTTTTAATGCAGGCCATGTGGTATCGGGCAGCGGCCTCAACCCAGAAGCAGCTAAAGAAGTGCGACGTCACCATAGAGCCGGACATGCAGAACTACGGCATGTTCAGTTTCGACAGTACCGCCGCTATTGTGGAGCGCGGGCGCCGGGCCGCATCTACCCACCGGTCCGCGCTTGCGGCACTGGCCGATTCCGCAGGAGGACAACGACCATCCTCACGACGTCCAATCGACCGGACCTGGCGGGCGTCCATCAGGGAGATCCGTGTTGAGGGCGTTAGTCCTCTTCTGGCCCAACGTGTGCGCGCCCTTTTGGACATTTCCCCGCCAGCGAGCCGAACGGCGGAGGAACTGACCACGGCAATTGAACGCGTGTACGCGATGGACCTTTTCAGTCAGGTCACCTACCGGCTGGCCCCCCATGAGACAGGAGGAGCTTCAGTCACGCTCGTGGTGGAGGCTGAGCGACGTACGCAGGAGCGTCTGCGCCTCGGCCTGCGGTACAGCAGTGCGTACCGGGCGTCTATTCTCCTCAATGCCTCGTTTCGGGATCAGCTTGGAATTGGAGCAACGTCCGAGGTGGATCTGCGTCTGGGAGAGGTCCTACGGGCCGGACTGCGCTACACCGTCCCGGTAAGTTTCCAGCCCCGCCTGGGGATGACGCTGGAAGCAGGGGGGCGGCGCCTTCCCATCGATCTGTTTTCGGGGGGGCGGCGCACGTCGAGTGTACAGGTAAACGTCCTGGAAGGCGGGCTCCAGTTCGGGGGGACATTTCTAAACGACTACGCAGTGGCGTTCGGCGTGACGGGGGAGGGTTTTGCGATCGAGGAGGATGTGGGGGGAGGAAATCGGTTCAGAGACAAAGAAGGACTTCTACTGGGGGAGGCCATGCTCTATGTCGACACTTTCAATCGGGCAAGCTTCGCCACCTCCGGAGCCCAGTTACTGCTCCGGTCCTCGGGAACGAATGATGCGGTGGTCAGCAGCCGCACATTTTCGCAGCACCTCGTGGAGGGAGAAGGACGAATCCCCATCACGACGCGCCTGACGGGCATCGGCACCACAGTCCTGGGCCGAAGTTCGGGGGACGCCTTGCCCTTGTACCGACGGTACTATCTCGGTGGGGGTGTTTCTTCTCGAATGTTTTCGGACCATCAGTTTCGTCACCTTGGCTATGCGGTGCAGGAGCTCTCAGGGCGAAGCGTTCAGGCGTTTGGCCTCGGGCTTCAGGTGGCGTTGCCGGAGGACCTCTTCGTCAGTATGCGGTGGAACACCGCTCGGGTGGCCGAGCAGTGGGACTGGGCCCCGAGCGTGGAGGCCTTCGACAGCGGGTTCGGTCTCACGTTGGGAGCGAACACCCTGCTTGGGCCCGTGGAAGTCACCCTCATGAGTCAACGGGTGGGAGGTCCCTACGCCGCGGGGATCGAGGTAGGACGCGACTTTTGA
- a CDS encoding Npt1/Npt2 family nucleotide transporter — protein MLDRLKDEFFDIRREEWPTALALSFFFFLVIAVFWVFKPIKRGLMLTFYDDRAFRLFGFYIEAFGGAEAEQVGKTLNMIVVYGVVVLFTILVRRFKRQQVVYIFCALLTAGTIIFSFAITDLDAPTVWGFYVFGDIFNSIMVASFWAFTNDVIRPQQSKRLYGLIGLGGVLGGLVGATYVSTRVDVLGRQSLLWGAALAIVAVAGIAYYVNRREGGVSNQEAPDAGTEVASTSAVFEGAKIVFQSKYLLAILGIIGLYEIVSNIVDYQLAKAIEMAVASGVNYDAAFGFVGVLTNVVSVGVQLFLTSFVMKRFGIGTALLFLPVAILMGSVAYLAVPFLGAAVFMSVSDNSLNYSINQSAKEALYTPTSRDAKYKGKAFIDMFVQRFAKVVAVGLNLAFAAFVGAAGARWLSVASIVVLIAWIMLVRFAGGQFTERAEEASSMQPVS, from the coding sequence ATGCTTGACCGCCTGAAAGACGAATTTTTTGACATCCGGCGCGAGGAGTGGCCGACGGCCCTCGCGCTGTCGTTCTTTTTCTTTCTGGTGATCGCCGTCTTCTGGGTGTTTAAGCCGATCAAGCGGGGACTGATGCTCACGTTCTACGACGACCGGGCGTTTCGGCTGTTCGGCTTTTACATCGAGGCCTTTGGGGGAGCCGAGGCGGAACAGGTGGGGAAGACCCTCAACATGATCGTGGTGTACGGCGTGGTGGTGCTCTTCACGATTCTGGTGCGACGCTTCAAGCGCCAGCAGGTGGTCTACATCTTTTGTGCTTTGCTGACGGCCGGGACGATCATATTCTCTTTTGCAATTACTGACCTCGACGCCCCCACCGTCTGGGGGTTCTACGTCTTCGGTGACATCTTCAATTCAATTATGGTCGCGTCCTTCTGGGCCTTCACGAACGACGTAATTCGGCCACAGCAGTCGAAGCGGCTCTACGGGCTCATTGGGTTGGGCGGCGTACTGGGAGGACTCGTGGGGGCGACGTACGTGAGCACTCGTGTCGACGTGCTGGGACGACAGTCGCTCCTCTGGGGGGCCGCACTCGCCATCGTGGCCGTCGCGGGCATTGCTTACTACGTCAATCGTCGGGAAGGGGGCGTCTCTAATCAGGAAGCGCCGGACGCGGGGACGGAAGTGGCCTCCACAAGTGCAGTGTTTGAAGGGGCCAAAATCGTCTTTCAGTCGAAGTACCTACTGGCGATTTTGGGCATCATCGGCCTGTACGAGATTGTCTCCAACATTGTCGACTATCAGCTGGCAAAGGCCATTGAGATGGCAGTGGCCAGCGGGGTGAATTACGACGCTGCGTTCGGATTTGTGGGCGTGTTGACGAACGTGGTCTCCGTTGGGGTACAGCTCTTTCTGACGAGCTTCGTGATGAAGCGATTCGGCATCGGAACGGCCCTTCTGTTTCTTCCCGTGGCCATCTTGATGGGATCTGTTGCGTACCTTGCCGTGCCGTTCCTCGGGGCTGCGGTCTTCATGTCTGTGTCGGACAACAGCCTGAATTACTCGATTAACCAGTCAGCCAAGGAAGCCTTGTATACGCCCACGTCCCGGGACGCGAAGTACAAGGGAAAGGCGTTTATCGATATGTTTGTCCAGCGCTTCGCGAAGGTGGTCGCCGTGGGGCTAAACCTGGCGTTTGCAGCCTTCGTTGGGGCAGCGGGGGCCCGTTGGCTGTCGGTGGCGAGTATCGTCGTGCTCATTGCGTGGATTATGCTGGTCCGGTTTGCGGGAGGGCAGTTTACGGAACGGGCCGAGGAGGCCTCCTCCATGCAGCCGGTCTCCTAG